Proteins encoded by one window of Cylindrospermum stagnale PCC 7417:
- a CDS encoding type II toxin-antitoxin system Phd/YefM family antitoxin has protein sequence MMSKIVKATMQTYTLTDARNKHGEVFDKAAIEPVLLTKQSRPSHVIISADSYHKLLNRLQKLEDMVFGQAAETALSQSKMVGTEAFTSALEHLGNTKK, from the coding sequence ATGATGTCTAAAATAGTCAAAGCTACTATGCAGACCTACACTCTCACAGATGCTCGCAACAAACACGGTGAGGTTTTTGACAAGGCTGCAATTGAGCCAGTTCTACTAACCAAACAATCACGTCCTAGTCATGTGATTATTTCCGCAGATAGCTACCATAAATTACTCAATCGGCTGCAAAAATTAGAGGATATGGTTTTTGGTCAAGCGGCTGAAACGGCTTTGAGTCAGTCCAAAATGGTTGGTACAGAGGCTTTTACGTCTGCATTGGAGCATTTAGGGAATACCAAAAAATAA
- the xseA gene encoding exodeoxyribonuclease VII large subunit: MSFDSLIPDTALSVAGLTDYIRLLLEEDQHLRQIWVTGEVSSANNHRSGLFFTLQDPNGTATIKCVVWNSQLAKLAQTPIRGEQLIILGSIRLYPQRGEYQLTVWQALPAGAGLQALRYQQLKKRLEAEGLFDLERKRSLPIHPQIIAVVTSPTAAAWGDIQKTLKHRYPGIHILFSPATVQGDLAPASIVKAIERVERDGRAEVLILSRGGGAVEELACFNDERVVRAIANCPIPVISGIGHQRDESLADLVADVSVHTPTAAAERVVPALSELYNQHRQRVAALREAVHESGEIADNQLQSLKHRLRRLGLERLVQQEVQKISWRRQHLLQVTMGRSQQASQHLELLRQKLASIDPKAVLQRGYAVVRQENGAIARSAAELTVGDDLLIQLGQGEVKVKVVEVNEPPRRQGRQDLNG, translated from the coding sequence ATGAGTTTTGATTCTCTGATTCCCGATACGGCGCTTTCTGTCGCTGGGTTAACTGACTATATCCGCTTGCTGTTGGAGGAAGATCAACACCTACGGCAAATTTGGGTGACTGGGGAAGTTTCCAGCGCTAACAATCATCGCAGTGGGTTATTTTTCACGCTGCAAGATCCTAACGGTACGGCGACAATTAAGTGTGTGGTGTGGAATAGCCAATTGGCAAAACTGGCGCAGACACCGATTCGCGGTGAACAGTTAATTATTTTGGGTAGTATCCGGTTGTATCCGCAACGGGGTGAGTATCAGTTGACGGTGTGGCAAGCTTTACCTGCTGGTGCTGGTTTACAGGCGTTACGCTATCAACAATTGAAGAAACGTTTAGAGGCTGAGGGGTTGTTTGATTTAGAAAGAAAGCGATCGCTTCCGATTCACCCCCAAATTATCGCTGTGGTCACTTCTCCCACTGCTGCTGCTTGGGGTGATATTCAAAAAACCCTCAAACACAGATACCCTGGAATACATATTTTATTTTCTCCCGCTACTGTCCAAGGTGACTTAGCACCGGCATCGATTGTGAAAGCGATTGAACGGGTAGAAAGAGATGGTCGCGCCGAGGTGTTAATTTTATCTAGAGGCGGTGGGGCGGTTGAGGAGTTGGCTTGCTTTAATGATGAACGGGTTGTGAGGGCGATCGCCAATTGTCCCATTCCTGTAATTAGTGGTATCGGTCATCAACGAGATGAGTCTTTGGCAGATTTAGTTGCTGATGTCTCTGTACATACACCTACCGCAGCGGCGGAAAGGGTTGTGCCGGCGTTGTCGGAGTTGTATAATCAGCATCGGCAGCGAGTTGCAGCTTTACGTGAGGCGGTGCATGAGTCTGGGGAAATTGCCGATAACCAATTGCAATCGTTAAAACACCGGTTGCGGCGGTTGGGGTTAGAAAGGCTTGTACAGCAAGAGGTACAGAAAATAAGTTGGCGGCGTCAGCATTTACTGCAAGTGACTATGGGGCGATCGCAACAAGCAAGTCAGCATTTGGAATTGTTGCGGCAAAAGTTGGCTAGCATTGACCCGAAAGCGGTGTTACAGCGTGGTTATGCGGTGGTGAGGCAAGAAAATGGCGCGATCGCACGTTCGGCGGCAGAATTAACTGTAGGGGATGATTTGCTGATTCAGTTGGGACAGGGTGAGGTTAAAGTGAAGGTTGTGGAAGTTAACGAACCGCCAAGACGCCAAGGACGCCAAGATTTGAATGGTTAA
- the xseB gene encoding exodeoxyribonuclease VII small subunit, which translates to MVKRSSSSNSDSLVGGSYEAKVAEIEKIIARIEAGELDLAEVFEQFAAAVESLRQCETFLQQRQQQVDLLIETLKDE; encoded by the coding sequence ATGGTTAAACGTAGTAGTTCTTCTAATTCTGATTCTCTGGTGGGTGGGAGTTATGAGGCGAAGGTAGCGGAAATTGAGAAAATAATTGCTCGCATTGAGGCGGGTGAGTTGGATTTGGCAGAGGTGTTTGAGCAATTTGCTGCCGCTGTTGAGTCTTTGCGTCAGTGCGAAACTTTTTTGCAGCAGCGACAGCAGCAGGTTGATTTGTTGATTGAAACTTTAAAAGACGAATAA